In Leptospira montravelensis, the DNA window CCTCGATGTATTAGGGATTCCTCATACCGGATCAGGAGTTTTGGCTTCGGCTCTCGCAATGGATAAATACCGTGCTAATCTTCTCTTCCAAACGATAGGAATTCCCGTGGCACCTTTTGTGGATTTAGAAAAAGGAAAAACTGATGCTCGAAAAACGGTATTAAATCTTCCTTTTGATTTTCCAATTTTCATTAAACCAACGCTAGGTGGGTCTAGTGTAAATACAGGAATGGCAAAAACTCCCGAGGAAGCTATGCTTCTTGTGGATAAAATATTTGTGACAGAGGACCGAGTCCTCATCCAGAAACTCATCACGGGAACTGAAGTTTCCATTGGAGTATTGGAAAAAAAAGAAGGTGGAAAAAGAATTCCTTTTGCTTTAGTGCCGACTGAGATTCGACCCAAATCAGAATTTTTTGATTTTGAAGCTAAGTATACCAAAGGAGGAAGTGAGGAAATTACACCTGCTCCTGTAGGCGAAGAAATCACAAAAAAACTACAAGAATATACTTTGTTATGTCATGAAATTTTGGGATGTAAAGGTTACTCAAGGACAGATTTTATAATAAGTGATGGAGTCCCTTATGTTTTGGAAACAAATACACTTCCTGGGATGACGGGAACAAGTCTGATTCCCCAACAAGCAAAAGCTCTGGGGATTGATATGAAAGAGGTTTTTACCTGGTTATTGAGTCTTGCGCTTTCTTTGGAAAAAAATACATTCCCACTAAGATAGCGATAAGACTGGCAATGGTTCCATAGAAGTGACTTGTCATATCGTCACCGTATATTTCCAAAATTAGCCAGGTGACAATTCCCACAAAAAGAGAAAAGATGGCAGACCTTTCGTCTGCTTTTTGACTCATTAACCCAAATACCATTGGAATAAATAAAGTCACAAGAGAAATTCCCCCAGAATCTTCTACCAATGCATAAATAGAGGGTTTTCCTACTGCTAACAAAAAGGAAATCCCTGCAATGATAAGAACCGAAGTTCTAGAAAGTAAAAGGAGCTTTTTATCATCCATATTATTAAATGCGTATTTTAGAATATTCTCAGATAATATAGAAGAAGGTGCAAGGATAGCACCAGAGGCTGTGGAAAGAATGGCTGATATCAATGCAGAAAAAAATAATACTTGGATCCAAGGACTAGAAAACTTAGAAATCATAGTAGGAATCAGAAGTTGTCCAGTATCCGAATTTAAATCAAAATCTGGAAGTAAACTTTTGGCATGGAGTCCCAAAAATAAAGGAATCAATGCAAATAGTAAATAGAAAATCGAAGATAAGTAAGAGGCTGTGATGGCTACTTTTTCTGATTTAGCTGACATCACTCTTTGGAATATATCTTGTTGGGGTAAAGAACCAAATCCTACCACCATCCAAGCAGATAAATACAAAGTCCAAGCATGAAAATTAGATTCTGGAAAAAATCGAAAAAACCCATCCGGTTTTTCTTGGATGGAGGTCCAAATGGGTTTTACTTCATTTAACTCAAATAATACGATGACAAGTCCAACAACAATGGAAATGGACTGAAAAAAATCTGTTAAGGAAACTGACCACATTCCTCCTAGATAAGTATAAAATACAACAAGCAAGGCACCAATCACAATCGCTGTGAATTGGTTGATTCCAAAAAGAATTTGAACCATAATGCCTAGGGCCACAAATTGTGCAGCCACCCAGCCAAAATAAGAAAATATCAAGCAAATCCCAGCAATAAACTCCATCTTTTTTCCATAACGGTTTCTATAGAAGTCACCAAAGGTAAGAATTTGCATTCGGTAAAGATACTTAGCAAATATAAGTCCTAATAAAAAAAGACAAAGAGCTCCACCAAACGGATCTTGGATGACAGATAAAAATCCTCCTTTGGCAAATTCTACAGAAGAACCAAGGATAGTTTCACTTCCAAACCAAGTTGCAAAAAGAGCAGCAGTGGAAATCGGGAGGGGAAGGCTTCTTCCCGCTAAAATAAAGTCTTTTGAATTCTTAACTTTTTTGGCTGCATAAACACCAATGGCAATCGTTATGAATAGGTAACCAACAATGAATACTGCTTGGAAACTCATTCTTTAAAATAGATCTTCTTCCACGGGTATTGAAGGTGTATCATCCTTCTTTTTTTTGACAGTTGCTTTTACGGTTTCACCACTAGGTGCTTTTGATAAAAATTCAATTTTTGCTTCCGCATCTACAAGTCTTTCGGAACATACTTTTTTTAATTCTATCCCACGTTCGTAAGCGCTAATGGAATCTTCTAACGAAAGAGTACCTCTTTCTAATTTTTCAGCAATGTCTTCTAATTCGCGAAGTGCTTCTTCGAAGCTAACTGTTTTTTTCTCTGCCATTTTGAATTCCTAAATTTTTTCTTTTACTTCAACTAGAAGTTTTCCGTCAGTGAGGGTTACTTCTAAACTTTCATTTTTTGAAACTTTTTGAATGGATGATATAACTTGTTTGTTTTGATTCATTAAAACGGAATAACCACGTTTTAATGTACCAAGTGGCGAAAAATGATCTAACCTTTGTTCGGCGAGTGTGAATTTATTGTGGATTCTTTCTAAATAAGATTTCCAGTTCTGAGAAAAATAATCAAATTTTTGGAATTCACTTTGTTTACGAACTAAATAGTTTTTTCCAAGTAAAGAAATCTTTGTCATAAGTTCATCCAACTGTGTGGATCTGGATTCTATCATAGTTTTTGGATTTTGGAAAACAGGCCTTGTGGAAACACCCATCCATTTTTCCTTTCCCACTCGAATGACATTGGTTAATGCTGATTTTAACCTATCTTCCATTTCATCGAGTCGAATGAGAGTATCCGAAACATTGGGAATGGCAAGTTTTGCCGCAGCAGTAGGGGTTGGGGTAGTTGCATCTGCCGCAAGGTCTGTAAGCACACGATCAATTTCATGACCCACAGCAGAAATAATAGGAATTCGGGAGTTATAGTACGCCATCACCACTGCTTCTTGGTTGAAGGCCATTAAATCTTCAAAGGAACCACCGCCTCGTCCTGCAATGATCACATCTACTTCCCATTTCGGATCGTTGATTTCTCTAATGGCTTCTATGATTGAAGATTCTGCTCCATCTCCTTGTACTAAACAGGGAGATACTAAAATTTGAATGGAAGGATTTAGGTCTGTTGCAATGCGAATGATATCTTCGACTGCCGCTCCCTTGGGAGAGGTAACAATGCCCAGTCGTTTAGGAAATTTAGGTAGCGGACGTTTGTGTGTGGGATCAAAAATTCCTTTGTCGAGTAAGGCTTTTTTTAATTTTTCAATTTTGAGAAGGATGTCTCCCTCTCCAATCTCTTCAATTTTTTGAACCGTTAAACTGTAATAACCACCTGGTTCATAAACAGAAATCGACCCATAAACTAAAATTTCCATTCCATTACGAAGCGGTGTTCCCTTATAATTTTTGGCTTGGAAGGAAAAGAAGGCGCATTTAATGACACTCGTGGTATCTTTGAGTGAAAAGTAAATATGACCAGAACTATTGGTTTGGGAATGATTGGAAATTTCCCCTCGCACCCAAATGTTTTTAAATTCAGTTGAGTCTTGGAGTTTTGCTTTGATGAGGCGGTTCACCTCACTGACACTGAGAGAGGAGTCTACAAGTTCCATTTATAGATTTTGAAACCGTGTCTCTCTAAAGATTTTCCAAAAATCCCACAGGATTATGACAAGTGTTAAAGCCATTGGACCGATGATGATCCCAGCTACACCAAACTCTTGTAAACCGCCAATCAGGGATAAAAAGATTAAAAATGGATGTGTTTTTAATTTTTTATCTAAAATTTTAGGTTTAACTAAGTTTTCTAAAATCAAATAACTTGCCCCACCTGCGATCATAAATAGAATACTGCCAGTCCAATTTTCCTGTACAAGTCCAATATATAATCCAATGGGTAACCATACAACAGAGGTTCCGACCACAGGGATTAAAGAAAAAATTGTGGCAATGCTAGAAAGTAAAAATTTATTCGAAACGGAAGTGAAAAGTAACAAAACATAAATTAGGGCACCCTGGAGTAGAGAAATAAAAAGATTTCCCATCATTACAGTTCGAATGGCTTCTTCAATCCTTCTTCCTAATCGTTCTTCAATTTCTGTTGGAAATGGTAACAAAACAAAAAGTGCATGTTCCATCCGACTTCCTTCTTTATACAAAAAGAAAAGTAAAATAAAGGTAAAAAATGCATTGAAGATGATGGCACCAGGAACTTCAAATGACCCAAGTAAAAATCCGGATGAGTTTTTTAATAAACTATAAATAGAATCCAAGTTCAATATATCCATGTGTTGACCAACATATTCCCGATACATCAAGGGAAGTTTGATCCAGAAAAATTCATTCTCTGTAAAAAAATCTGTTAACATCGGACTGTTTAATAACAATGCCACAATCGATTCTTCTGTGAGTTGGTTTCTAATATAACTAACCAAATTTAAAGATTCTCTAATTAATGTTGATACAATCAGATACGAAGGAATAAAAACTCCGGCAAGCATTAAGATTACCATAATGTAAGGGGAGAGACCATGAAATTTGATACCTAAAACATTCTTTAGTTTTTTGTGTGTTTTCCTAGTCGTAAGATAAAATAATAAAGCAAGGAAACTTGCCCATAGAAATGGTTTGAATACAAAAAATAAAGTAAAACAAGTCCCAATAAATATGGCACTGAGTAAAAGATAAACTATGATTTCGTTTTTATTCTTTATCCAATTCATAATTAATAACTGGAATGTTTTTTAAAATAAAAACGAATATAACTTTTGGAAGTGCCACTATCTGAAACGGTAATGGAAAGAGATTTTTTGATAAATCCTTCCAATAAATAGGATACTTCTCCATTTTTTTCAGTTTGATCAATTAGTTTCCAATCCCCTTGTGCCGCTCTCGTTTCGATTCGTTTGCGAATGTTTTCTAAACTTTCCTCCGATTCCATTAGTAAACTTGCTTCTTTAGTATGAATGTGGCTAGTTTTGAATTCACTGGATTGTAAAAACTTTGGATTTTCTGGAAAGAAGGACTGAGGAAATGCAGGTGGCGCATTTGTAGGATTTCTAGAAACAATGATTTGATCAAAACGGTAGATTTCTGTTTGGGTCGTGGGAGCACAGGCCGAGAGAATCAATAGTAAAAATGGTAAAAATCGAAGCATTAGGGAAAGCAAATGTGAAACTAGTGATTCCTTCCATTCATTTTTTTAAATCTTTGTTGCCAATAGACAGGAAGGCATATCTTTTCCTTTGTGTTGGATTTTCTGCAGTTTGATACCTTTCTCGGTCGAATTTTGGAGTTACCACCCCTTGTACTTTGGGTATTTTTCTGTTTTTCCAATTTTTTGGAAAATGTGTTTCCCCCTTGGCCAGGAGATACAGTCACTATTTTTTCAGGATTTCTTTCTTCGAGTCAGGACTCACCCTTATCCCTTGTTTCCGTGGTTTTGGCTACCTATTTTGGGAACCTTCTTGGGGCCCTTGTGATGTATTTTTTTGGGGAAAGAATCCTCCAATTTCTAAAACGTTCTAAGTTTCCATTTTTATCAGCGCTTTACCAGGAAGAAAACTTACAGAAGACACTCGTTTGGTTTCGAAAGCATGAGATCGTTGTTGTTTTACTCTCCCGATTTTCCGCAGGAATTCGTTTCTTTGTCTCGATTGTAGCGGGAATGAGTAAAATGAACATCATTAAATTTGTATTATTGTATTCGATTGCCATTTCCCTTTGGTGTGGGATTCTTCTTTTGGGCGGTTCTTTGTTAGGATCTAACTGGAACCAAATCGTTGTTATGTTATCTTACTATAATCGAGTGATTGGCCTCGTGATTTTGTGTTTTATTTTATACTTTTTATACAAATTAAGAAGAAAAGAAATACAAAGTTGACATGATTTCTTTATCTGTTAGGGTTTTCACCCATGAACTCTTGGGGAAATATAGCGTTTGATTTTTATACATTCGGCTCGCTTGTCGGTGTTATTTTTACTTTTTACAATGCACAATTTTTTTTAACGGTGAAAGAAAAATCGGAAGCTACCTACCAGTTAGGTATGGGCACTCTCTGGCTTGGCTTATTTCATTTTGCTTACCTGATCAATTTTTCCTTTATGGGGCCATCTTCGGCTTATTTGCGTTGGCTTGTCATTATCGGTGCTATGGCAGGAGCCACTTATCTAACTAGCTTTTTCTTAAGTTATCCAGAAGTCTATTTTCCCCGGCTTAAAAAATATTTATTTCTAATAATGACCTCGATAGTCGTCACAGTTACCGGATATTTCGTTTATATTAGTTTAACTGCTGGTAGGTTATTCTTTTTTAGCGGACACTATTGGGATTTTCCTGTGCCCATATTTTATAAAGTGTATGCAATCATAGTTTTAGTATTTTTTCTTATTTTTTCTTTGGTTGCGATAATTCAGATATTTAAAATGCCTAAAGAATCTAGGTTTGCTTCCGCAAGTATTCTCATAGCATTTATTCTTGTCACCATCATCCCAGGAATTATGAATGCTCAGTCCAGAGACGGTGCTATTGGAAGAGGTATCTACCAAACGATTACGGATCTTCTACTTGTAGTTGGACTTTTTGTTGCCAATGTAGTATATATTAACAACACAAAGGATAAAACTACCATTATATCTCGAATAATTGGGATATCTCTC includes these proteins:
- a CDS encoding D-alanine--D-alanine ligase, with product MIQTKIALLFGGISGEHIISIRSSYFIFNTIDRDKYQVCPIYIDQSGKFWIPTVKDPLYPDPTGKTDSDFLKEFSAQNHITKPSTGASLLEHGFLAAFLGLHGGAGEDGRIQGFLDVLGIPHTGSGVLASALAMDKYRANLLFQTIGIPVAPFVDLEKGKTDARKTVLNLPFDFPIFIKPTLGGSSVNTGMAKTPEEAMLLVDKIFVTEDRVLIQKLITGTEVSIGVLEKKEGGKRIPFALVPTEIRPKSEFFDFEAKYTKGGSEEITPAPVGEEITKKLQEYTLLCHEILGCKGYSRTDFIISDGVPYVLETNTLPGMTGTSLIPQQAKALGIDMKEVFTWLLSLALSLEKNTFPLR
- a CDS encoding sodium:solute symporter family protein, coding for MSFQAVFIVGYLFITIAIGVYAAKKVKNSKDFILAGRSLPLPISTAALFATWFGSETILGSSVEFAKGGFLSVIQDPFGGALCLFLLGLIFAKYLYRMQILTFGDFYRNRYGKKMEFIAGICLIFSYFGWVAAQFVALGIMVQILFGINQFTAIVIGALLVVFYTYLGGMWSVSLTDFFQSISIVVGLVIVLFELNEVKPIWTSIQEKPDGFFRFFPESNFHAWTLYLSAWMVVGFGSLPQQDIFQRVMSAKSEKVAITASYLSSIFYLLFALIPLFLGLHAKSLLPDFDLNSDTGQLLIPTMISKFSSPWIQVLFFSALISAILSTASGAILAPSSILSENILKYAFNNMDDKKLLLLSRTSVLIIAGISFLLAVGKPSIYALVEDSGGISLVTLFIPMVFGLMSQKADERSAIFSLFVGIVTWLILEIYGDDMTSHFYGTIASLIAILVGMYFFPKKAQDSITR
- a CDS encoding exodeoxyribonuclease VII small subunit, whose translation is MAEKKTVSFEEALRELEDIAEKLERGTLSLEDSISAYERGIELKKVCSERLVDAEAKIEFLSKAPSGETVKATVKKKKDDTPSIPVEEDLF
- the xseA gene encoding exodeoxyribonuclease VII large subunit — its product is MELVDSSLSVSEVNRLIKAKLQDSTEFKNIWVRGEISNHSQTNSSGHIYFSLKDTTSVIKCAFFSFQAKNYKGTPLRNGMEILVYGSISVYEPGGYYSLTVQKIEEIGEGDILLKIEKLKKALLDKGIFDPTHKRPLPKFPKRLGIVTSPKGAAVEDIIRIATDLNPSIQILVSPCLVQGDGAESSIIEAIREINDPKWEVDVIIAGRGGGSFEDLMAFNQEAVVMAYYNSRIPIISAVGHEIDRVLTDLAADATTPTPTAAAKLAIPNVSDTLIRLDEMEDRLKSALTNVIRVGKEKWMGVSTRPVFQNPKTMIESRSTQLDELMTKISLLGKNYLVRKQSEFQKFDYFSQNWKSYLERIHNKFTLAEQRLDHFSPLGTLKRGYSVLMNQNKQVISSIQKVSKNESLEVTLTDGKLLVEVKEKI
- a CDS encoding AI-2E family transporter, translated to MNWIKNKNEIIVYLLLSAIFIGTCFTLFFVFKPFLWASFLALLFYLTTRKTHKKLKNVLGIKFHGLSPYIMVILMLAGVFIPSYLIVSTLIRESLNLVSYIRNQLTEESIVALLLNSPMLTDFFTENEFFWIKLPLMYREYVGQHMDILNLDSIYSLLKNSSGFLLGSFEVPGAIIFNAFFTFILLFFLYKEGSRMEHALFVLLPFPTEIEERLGRRIEEAIRTVMMGNLFISLLQGALIYVLLLFTSVSNKFLLSSIATIFSLIPVVGTSVVWLPIGLYIGLVQENWTGSILFMIAGGASYLILENLVKPKILDKKLKTHPFLIFLSLIGGLQEFGVAGIIIGPMALTLVIILWDFWKIFRETRFQNL
- a CDS encoding DedA family protein; translation: MLDFLQFDTFLGRILELPPLVLWVFFCFSNFLENVFPPWPGDTVTIFSGFLSSSQDSPLSLVSVVLATYFGNLLGALVMYFFGERILQFLKRSKFPFLSALYQEENLQKTLVWFRKHEIVVVLLSRFSAGIRFFVSIVAGMSKMNIIKFVLLYSIAISLWCGILLLGGSLLGSNWNQIVVMLSYYNRVIGLVILCFILYFLYKLRRKEIQS